The following coding sequences lie in one Megalodesulfovibrio gigas DSM 1382 = ATCC 19364 genomic window:
- a CDS encoding cupin domain-containing protein, producing MQYTTLTALGEYRDTGPARTLLLDSPYVKILQFNLKAGQSLPLHKHDDEGYVSLTVVEGTGSFLAADGKHPAHAGDHCLCPIAEPHGVAAETDMRVLVHIAPPV from the coding sequence ATGCAATACACCACCCTGACCGCCCTGGGCGAATACCGCGACACCGGCCCTGCCCGCACGCTGCTGCTGGACTCGCCCTATGTCAAGATCCTGCAATTCAACCTCAAGGCCGGCCAGTCCCTGCCCCTGCACAAGCACGATGATGAGGGGTATGTGTCGCTGACCGTTGTGGAAGGGACAGGCAGCTTCCTCGCCGCCGACGGCAAGCACCCGGCCCACGCCGGAGACCATTGCCTGTGCCCCATCGCCGAGCCGCACGGCGTGGCAGCCGAGACGGACATGCGCGTCCTGGTCCACATCGCCCCGCCAGTGTAA